The proteins below come from a single Streptomyces spongiicola genomic window:
- a CDS encoding response regulator, giving the protein MADSFGPVHRVGDAGAAGEDGNRDGRREEPIRVLVVDDHALFRRGLEIVLAQEEDIQVVGEAGDGAEAVDKAADLLPDIVLMDVRMPRRGGIEACTSIKEVAPSAKIIMLTISDEEADLYEAIKAGATGYLLKEISTDEVATAIRAVADGQSQISPSMASKLLTEFKSMIQRTDERRLVPAPRLTDRELEVLKLVATGMNNRDIAKELFISENTVKNHVRNILEKLQLHSRMEAVVYAMREKILEIR; this is encoded by the coding sequence ATGGCGGACAGCTTCGGCCCGGTGCACCGGGTGGGAGACGCCGGAGCCGCCGGCGAGGACGGCAACCGGGACGGGCGCCGCGAGGAGCCGATCCGGGTGCTCGTCGTGGACGACCACGCCCTCTTCCGCCGCGGGCTGGAGATCGTCCTCGCCCAGGAGGAGGACATCCAGGTCGTCGGTGAGGCCGGAGACGGCGCGGAGGCCGTCGACAAGGCGGCAGACCTGCTGCCGGACATCGTCCTGATGGACGTGCGCATGCCGAGGCGCGGCGGTATCGAGGCATGCACCTCCATCAAGGAGGTCGCCCCCAGCGCGAAGATCATCATGCTGACGATCAGCGACGAGGAGGCGGACCTCTACGAGGCGATCAAGGCCGGAGCCACCGGCTACCTCCTCAAGGAGATCTCCACCGACGAGGTGGCGACCGCGATCCGCGCGGTGGCCGACGGGCAGTCGCAGATCAGCCCCTCGATGGCGTCCAAGCTGCTCACCGAGTTCAAGTCGATGATCCAGCGCACCGACGAGCGGCGGCTGGTGCCCGCGCCCCGGCTGACCGACCGGGAGCTGGAGGTTCTCAAGCTGGTGGCTACCGGCATGAACAACCGGGACATCGCCAAGGAGTTGTTCATCTCCGAGAACACGGTGAAGAACCACGTCCGCAACATCCTGGAGAAGCTCCAGCTGCACTCCAGGATGGAAGCGGTGGTCTATGCCATGCGCGAGAAGATCCTCGAGATCCGCTGA
- the mtrB gene encoding MtrAB system histidine kinase MtrB, with product MTVGSAAPQPGGPGVRTGRAAGPGHGSSRLGRLFPGGRLLPEGAPGGPVLRLVVRWIRRPLLPAVRLWRRNIQLRVVAGTLLMSLGVVLLLGLVVIGQVRNGLLDAKEQAALSQAAGGFAAAQEKASGVSALDGQDGDATDGRPSRGSVNWRSELVKQLASGGQGAYHVVALSPDSDDAGMSRAPRASGDVDVTSVPQALRNSVAQGTGTFQTYVKIKYSVPKEPEAGLVVGKRLSDVAGYSYELYYFFPLTQEEESLSLVKGTLATAGLFVVVLLGAIAWLVVRQVVTPVRMAAGIAERLSAGRLQERMKVTGEDDIARLGEAFNKMAQNLQHKIQQLEELSRMQRRFVSDVSHELRTPLTTVRMAADLIHEARSDFDPATARSAELLADQLDRFESLLADLLEISRFDAGAAALEAEAIDLREVVHRVIGGAEPLAERKGSRIRIVGDEQPVVAEADARRIERVLRNLVVNAVEHGEGRDVVVRMASAGGAVAVAVRDYGVGLKPGEATRVFNRFWRADPARARTTGGTGLGLSIAVEDARLHGGWLQAWGEPGGGSQFRLTLPRTADEPLRGSPIPLEPEDSRRARERAAADAANDRALRLSTVPSQAGAQRPGLAIPARSAVPPHTPPSAAVDPAALPGSGARVVARPVSQRQGEGGAAESVPGLVSEREDTTRGR from the coding sequence ATGACCGTGGGCAGCGCTGCTCCGCAGCCCGGGGGGCCGGGAGTCCGTACGGGGCGGGCTGCCGGGCCCGGGCACGGGTCCTCGCGTCTCGGCCGGCTGTTCCCCGGCGGCCGGCTGCTGCCGGAGGGGGCGCCGGGCGGGCCGGTGCTCCGGCTCGTCGTGCGCTGGATCAGGCGTCCGCTGCTGCCGGCCGTTCGGCTGTGGCGGCGGAACATCCAGTTGCGCGTGGTCGCCGGCACGCTGCTGATGTCACTGGGCGTGGTGCTGCTGCTCGGCCTCGTCGTCATCGGTCAGGTCCGCAACGGCCTGCTGGACGCCAAGGAGCAGGCCGCCCTGAGCCAGGCCGCGGGTGGTTTCGCTGCCGCGCAGGAGAAGGCGAGCGGGGTTTCCGCCCTTGACGGCCAGGACGGCGACGCCACGGACGGCAGGCCCAGCCGTGGCTCCGTGAACTGGCGGTCCGAGCTGGTGAAGCAGCTCGCCAGTGGTGGACAGGGCGCGTACCACGTGGTGGCGCTCAGCCCGGACTCCGACGACGCGGGGATGAGCCGGGCCCCGCGGGCGTCCGGGGACGTGGACGTGACAAGCGTTCCCCAGGCGCTGCGCAACTCGGTCGCGCAGGGGACGGGCACGTTCCAGACCTACGTCAAGATCAAGTACTCGGTTCCCAAGGAGCCCGAGGCCGGTCTGGTCGTCGGCAAGCGGCTCAGCGACGTCGCGGGCTACTCGTACGAGCTGTACTACTTCTTCCCCCTCACACAGGAGGAGGAGTCGCTGAGTCTGGTCAAGGGCACGCTGGCGACGGCGGGGTTGTTCGTGGTCGTCCTGCTCGGGGCCATCGCGTGGCTGGTGGTGCGGCAGGTCGTCACGCCCGTCCGGATGGCCGCGGGCATCGCCGAGCGCCTGTCCGCCGGGCGGCTCCAGGAGCGCATGAAGGTCACCGGTGAGGACGACATCGCCCGGCTCGGCGAGGCGTTCAACAAGATGGCCCAGAACCTGCAGCACAAGATCCAGCAGTTGGAGGAGCTCTCGCGGATGCAGCGCCGCTTCGTCTCCGACGTGTCGCACGAGCTGCGTACGCCGCTGACGACGGTGCGGATGGCGGCGGACCTCATCCACGAGGCACGGAGTGACTTCGACCCCGCGACGGCACGCTCCGCGGAACTGCTCGCCGACCAGTTGGACCGGTTCGAGTCGCTGCTGGCCGATCTGCTGGAGATCAGCAGGTTCGACGCGGGCGCGGCGGCTCTCGAGGCCGAGGCGATAGACCTGCGCGAGGTGGTGCACCGGGTGATCGGCGGCGCCGAGCCGCTGGCGGAGCGCAAGGGCAGCCGGATCCGGATCGTCGGCGACGAGCAGCCGGTGGTGGCCGAGGCCGACGCCCGGCGGATCGAGCGGGTGCTGCGCAACCTCGTGGTGAACGCGGTGGAGCACGGCGAGGGCCGCGACGTGGTGGTGCGGATGGCGTCCGCGGGCGGTGCGGTCGCCGTGGCCGTGCGCGACTACGGCGTCGGGCTGAAGCCGGGCGAGGCGACCCGGGTGTTCAACCGCTTCTGGCGGGCCGATCCGGCCCGGGCGCGCACCACGGGCGGCACGGGTCTCGGCCTGTCCATCGCGGTGGAGGACGCGCGGCTCCACGGCGGTTGGCTGCAGGCCTGGGGAGAGCCGGGCGGCGGCTCGCAGTTCCGGCTGACCCTGCCGCGCACGGCGGACGAGCCGCTGCGGGGATCGCCGATACCCCTGGAGCCGGAGGACTCCCGGCGTGCGCGCGAGCGTGCCGCCGCGGACGCGGCGAACGACCGCGCACTGCGGCTGTCGACGGTGCCGTCGCAGGCCGGTGCGCAGCGGCCGGGTCTGGCCATTCCGGCCCGGTCCGCGGTGCCGCCGCACACCCCGCCGTCGGCGGCGGTGGACCCGGCTGCGCTGCCCGGCAGCGGGGCCCGTGTGGTGGCCCGCCCGGTGTCGCAGCGGCAGGGGGAGGGCGGGGCGGCGGAATCCGTCCCGGGACTGGTTTCGGAGCGGGAGGACACCACGCGTGGGCGCTGA
- a CDS encoding ComF family protein has translation MRWWWGEISGLVLPAVCAGCGRSRTPLCEGCAAELAGPPARTRPWPEPADLPVVYSAARYEGVVRSVLLAHKERGALALAGPLGAALAGAAGAASLHGRGAPGPLLLVPVPSARRSVRARGHDPVRRIAVAAALALRRAGTYARAVPALRHSRRVADQSGLTARERLDNMAGALEAVPFDGRSLGACRTVLVDDVMTTGASLAEAARALRAAFPGRFLESTRMCAAVVAAPPLPWETGPVQAGYPPRHQPDRGRTAQSYGGRRSAGHRPGIDRASARN, from the coding sequence ATGAGGTGGTGGTGGGGCGAGATCTCGGGGCTGGTGCTCCCCGCGGTGTGCGCGGGCTGCGGACGGTCCCGTACGCCGCTGTGCGAGGGCTGCGCGGCGGAGCTGGCGGGGCCGCCGGCGCGGACGCGGCCGTGGCCCGAGCCCGCGGACCTGCCCGTGGTGTATTCGGCCGCGCGGTACGAGGGAGTGGTGCGGTCCGTCCTGCTGGCCCACAAGGAACGGGGCGCGCTGGCTCTGGCCGGTCCGCTGGGCGCGGCGCTGGCGGGGGCCGCCGGTGCCGCGTCGCTGCACGGGCGTGGGGCGCCGGGACCGCTGCTGCTCGTACCGGTGCCGTCGGCGCGGCGGTCGGTACGGGCCCGGGGGCATGACCCGGTGCGGCGGATCGCCGTCGCGGCGGCCCTGGCGCTGCGGCGCGCGGGGACGTACGCCAGGGCCGTCCCGGCGCTGCGCCACAGTCGGCGGGTGGCCGACCAGTCGGGCCTCACGGCCCGGGAGCGGCTGGACAACATGGCCGGGGCGCTGGAGGCTGTCCCGTTCGACGGGCGGTCTCTCGGCGCGTGCAGAACCGTGCTGGTGGACGATGTGATGACTACGGGAGCCTCGCTTGCGGAGGCGGCGCGGGCACTGCGTGCCGCATTCCCGGGACGTTTCCTCGAATCCACCCGGATGTGTGCCGCCGTGGTCGCCGCGCCGCCTCTGCCGTGGGAGACCGGCCCGGTGCAGGCCGGGTACCCGCCGCGCCATCAGCCGGACCGCGGTCGTACAGCACAGTCGTACGGCGGTCGGAGATCGGCCGGGCATCGGCCGGGTATCGACCGGGCATCGGCCCGGAACTGA
- a CDS encoding winged helix-turn-helix domain-containing protein, translating to MNTAPPAVAELSADEARRIALRAQGFLGAPDRRGGVRGVLRHLGAVQLDTISVLARSHELIPYARLGAVGRRSVESAYWAEGRAFEYWSHAACILPVEEWPHFAFRRRAYRARPQWYHDLPDGAYERVLGRLRAEGPLTATELGGAKNGGVWWDWSETKVAVERALMYGEVVCTERRGWKRVYDLAERAIPDALLHDDLDDLECLRRLVRLAGQALGVGTRADIADYHRLRGEQFDTVVEGSGLVPVRVEGWEKPAWADPAALGTEPRGRHRTTLLSPFDSLVWERARTERIFGFSHRLEAYVPKPKRVHGYFAMPLLSGGRLLGRVDPAREGTALVARQVSLETPRAVRPMARALLEAAQWVGCDTVRVERVDRPELAAPLIAALG from the coding sequence ATGAACACCGCGCCGCCCGCCGTTGCCGAACTGTCCGCCGACGAGGCCCGCCGTATCGCGCTGCGGGCCCAGGGGTTCCTCGGCGCCCCCGACCGCAGGGGCGGTGTGCGGGGAGTCCTGCGCCACCTCGGCGCCGTGCAGTTGGACACGATCTCGGTACTGGCCCGCTCGCACGAACTGATCCCCTATGCCCGGCTGGGGGCCGTCGGCCGCAGGTCGGTCGAGAGCGCGTACTGGGCCGAGGGGCGCGCCTTTGAGTACTGGTCCCACGCGGCCTGCATACTCCCGGTCGAGGAATGGCCCCACTTCGCCTTCCGCCGCCGCGCCTACCGCGCGCGTCCGCAGTGGTACCACGACCTGCCGGACGGGGCGTACGAGAGGGTGCTCGGCCGGTTGCGCGCCGAGGGCCCGCTGACCGCCACCGAACTGGGCGGGGCGAAGAACGGCGGCGTCTGGTGGGACTGGTCGGAGACCAAGGTCGCCGTCGAGCGGGCACTGATGTACGGCGAGGTGGTGTGCACGGAGCGGCGCGGCTGGAAGCGGGTGTACGACCTCGCCGAGCGCGCCATCCCCGACGCCCTGCTCCATGACGACCTGGACGACCTGGAGTGTCTGCGCCGGCTGGTGCGGCTGGCCGGACAGGCGCTGGGCGTGGGCACCCGAGCGGACATCGCGGACTACCACCGGCTGAGGGGCGAGCAGTTCGACACGGTGGTCGAGGGCTCCGGACTGGTGCCGGTCCGCGTCGAGGGCTGGGAGAAGCCGGCGTGGGCCGATCCCGCCGCGCTCGGGACGGAGCCGCGCGGCCGGCACCGGACGACGCTGCTCTCGCCGTTCGACTCCCTGGTCTGGGAGCGGGCCCGGACCGAGCGGATCTTCGGCTTCAGCCATCGCCTGGAGGCATACGTGCCGAAGCCGAAGCGTGTGCACGGCTATTTCGCGATGCCGCTGCTGTCCGGCGGGCGACTGCTGGGGCGGGTCGATCCCGCGCGGGAGGGGACCGCCCTGGTCGCCAGGCAGGTCTCGCTGGAAACGCCGAGGGCGGTCCGGCCGATGGCTCGGGCGCTGCTGGAGGCGGCGCAGTGGGTCGGGTGCGACACGGTCCGCGTGGAGCGGGTGGACCGCCCGGAGCTGGCGGCGCCGCTGATCGCCGCCCTCGGCTGA
- the hpf gene encoding ribosome hibernation-promoting factor, HPF/YfiA family → MDIVVKGRKTEVPERFRKHVAEKLKLDKIQKLDGKVISLDVEVSKEHNPRQADRSDRVEITLLSRGPVIRAEAAAGDPYAALDLATAKLEARLRKQHDKRHTRRGNGRLSAAEVADVVPGVARLNGSGEPVTEESPDEVPTTRMGPLEVRGEGPLVVREKTHVAAPMTLDQALYEMELVGHDFYLFVDSETKEPSVVYRRHAYDYGVIHLRTDPLAGGESSGAGGALGG, encoded by the coding sequence GTGGACATCGTCGTCAAGGGCCGCAAGACCGAGGTGCCCGAGCGGTTCCGCAAGCACGTGGCCGAGAAGCTGAAGCTGGACAAGATCCAGAAGCTCGACGGCAAGGTGATCAGCCTCGACGTCGAGGTGTCCAAGGAGCACAACCCGCGGCAGGCCGACCGTTCCGACCGCGTGGAGATCACACTTCTTTCACGCGGCCCGGTGATCCGGGCGGAGGCAGCGGCAGGCGACCCGTACGCAGCGCTCGACCTGGCCACGGCGAAGCTGGAGGCCCGGCTCCGCAAGCAGCACGACAAGCGCCACACGCGCAGGGGCAACGGGCGGCTGTCCGCGGCGGAGGTCGCCGATGTCGTGCCGGGCGTGGCCCGGTTGAACGGGAGTGGTGAGCCCGTCACCGAGGAATCCCCGGACGAGGTCCCCACGACCCGGATGGGCCCGCTCGAGGTGCGGGGCGAAGGGCCCCTGGTGGTCCGGGAGAAGACCCACGTCGCCGCCCCGATGACGCTCGACCAGGCGCTCTACGAGATGGAGCTGGTCGGGCACGACTTCTATCTCTTCGTCGACTCCGAGACCAAGGAGCCCAGTGTCGTCTACCGGCGGCACGCCTATGACTACGGTGTCATCCACCTGAGGACCGACCCCCTCGCCGGAGGCGAGTCGAGTGGCGCCGGTGGTGCGCTCGGCGGCTGA
- a CDS encoding GNAT family N-acetyltransferase, whose amino-acid sequence MEPITLTTDRLRLSPFAPGDAEEVRAACQDPDIQRWIPVPSPYELRHAEEFVEVTVPTGWRDDTEYTLSARPRGGGSLIASASLHHPRSGSWEIGFWTAKEQRGRGYATEVTLAMARWAFTRLDCARLEWRAEVGNTGSLAVAEKAGFTVEGVQRSGFHHRGTLRDCRVASLLPSDLGLPSPVPYLPARG is encoded by the coding sequence ATGGAGCCCATCACCCTCACCACGGACCGGCTGCGGCTGAGCCCGTTCGCCCCGGGCGACGCCGAAGAGGTCCGCGCCGCGTGCCAGGACCCCGACATCCAGCGCTGGATCCCGGTCCCCTCACCGTACGAATTGCGGCACGCCGAGGAGTTCGTCGAGGTCACCGTGCCCACCGGCTGGCGCGACGACACGGAGTACACCCTGTCCGCGCGTCCGCGTGGCGGAGGCTCCCTCATCGCCTCCGCGAGCCTGCACCACCCCCGCTCGGGCTCCTGGGAGATCGGCTTCTGGACGGCGAAGGAGCAGCGGGGCCGGGGCTATGCGACCGAGGTGACGCTCGCCATGGCGCGCTGGGCGTTCACACGGCTGGACTGCGCCCGGCTGGAGTGGCGCGCCGAAGTGGGCAACACGGGCTCGCTCGCCGTCGCGGAGAAGGCGGGATTCACCGTCGAGGGCGTCCAGCGCTCCGGCTTCCACCACCGGGGCACCCTGCGGGACTGCCGGGTCGCCTCCCTGCTTCCCTCGGACCTGGGGCTGCCGAGCCCGGTCCCCTACCTCCCGGCGAGGGGGTGA
- the secA gene encoding preprotein translocase subunit SecA, producing the protein MSVFNKLMRAGEGKILRKLHRIADQVNSIEEDFVNLSDAELRALTDEYRERFADGESLDDLLPEAFATVREAAKRVLGQRHYDVQLMGGAALHLGFVAEMKTGEGKTLVGTLPAYLNALSGEGVHLITVNDYLAERDSEMMGRVHRFLGLSVGCILANMTPAQRREQYSCDITYGTNNEFGFDYLRDNMAWSKEELVQRGHNFAIVDEVDSILVDEARTPLIISGPADQATKWYGDFAKLVKRLDRGEPGNPLKGVEETGDYEVDEKKRTVAIHESGVSKVEDWLGIDNLYESVNTPLVGYLNNAIKAKELFKKDKDYVVIDGEVMIVDEHTGRILAGRRYNEGMHQAIEAKEGVDIKDENQTLATITLQNFFLLYNKLSGMTGTAMTEAAEFHQIYKLGVVPIPTNRPMVRKDQSDLIYRTEVAKFAAVVDDIEEKHRKGQPILVGTTSVEKSEYLSQQLLKRGIQHEVLNAKHHEREAVIVAQAGRKGSVTVATNMAGRGTDIKLGGNPDDLAEAELRRQGLDPGEHVEEWAAALPAALEKAELEVREEFEEVKSLGGLYVLGTERHESRRIDNQLRGRSGRQGDPGESRFYLSLGDDLMRLFKAQMVERVMAMANVPDDVPIENKMVTRAIASAQSQVEQQNFETRKNVLKYDDVLNRQRKVIYAERRRVLEGEDLHEQIRHFMDDTIDAYIQAETVEGFAEEWDLDRLWGAFKQLYPVKVTVDDLEDAAGDRAGITAEFIAETIKDDINEQYDEREKQLGSDIMRELERRVVLSVLDRKWREHLYEMDYLQEGIGLRAMAQKDPLVEYQREGFDMFTAMMDGIKEESVGYLFNLEVQVEQQVEEIPVQDSAERTSPAKEDAVPAAAGRPEIRAKGLDAPQRPDRLHFSAPTVDGEGGIVEGDFAHGEAARSESDGMTRAERRKAQKGAGRRRKK; encoded by the coding sequence GTGTCCGTCTTCAACAAGCTCATGCGTGCAGGCGAAGGCAAGATCCTGCGCAAACTGCACCGCATCGCGGACCAGGTCAACTCCATCGAGGAAGACTTCGTCAACCTCTCCGACGCCGAGTTGCGGGCCCTCACCGACGAGTACAGGGAGCGCTTCGCCGACGGCGAGAGCCTCGACGACCTGCTTCCCGAGGCGTTCGCCACCGTCCGTGAGGCCGCCAAGCGCGTGCTCGGCCAGCGCCACTACGACGTCCAGCTCATGGGCGGCGCCGCGCTGCACCTCGGCTTCGTCGCGGAGATGAAGACCGGTGAGGGCAAGACCCTCGTCGGTACCCTCCCGGCGTATTTGAACGCGCTGTCCGGCGAGGGTGTGCACCTGATCACGGTCAACGACTACCTGGCCGAGCGCGACTCCGAGATGATGGGCCGCGTCCACCGGTTCCTCGGTCTGTCCGTCGGCTGCATCCTCGCCAACATGACGCCCGCGCAGCGCCGGGAGCAGTACTCCTGCGACATCACCTACGGCACCAACAACGAGTTCGGCTTCGACTACCTCCGCGACAACATGGCGTGGTCCAAGGAGGAGCTCGTCCAGCGCGGCCACAACTTCGCGATCGTCGACGAGGTCGACTCCATCCTGGTCGACGAGGCCCGTACGCCGCTGATCATCTCCGGCCCCGCCGACCAGGCCACCAAGTGGTACGGCGACTTCGCCAAGCTGGTGAAGCGCCTGGACCGCGGTGAGCCGGGCAACCCGCTGAAGGGTGTCGAGGAGACCGGCGACTACGAGGTCGACGAGAAGAAGCGGACCGTCGCCATCCACGAGTCCGGTGTGTCGAAGGTCGAGGACTGGCTCGGCATCGACAACCTCTACGAGTCGGTGAACACCCCGCTGGTCGGCTATCTGAACAACGCCATCAAGGCCAAGGAGCTGTTCAAGAAGGACAAGGACTACGTCGTCATCGACGGCGAAGTCATGATCGTCGATGAGCACACGGGCCGTATCCTGGCCGGCCGCCGCTACAACGAGGGCATGCACCAGGCGATCGAGGCGAAGGAAGGGGTGGACATCAAGGACGAGAACCAGACGCTCGCCACGATCACCCTGCAGAACTTCTTCCTCCTCTACAACAAGCTCTCCGGCATGACCGGTACGGCCATGACCGAGGCCGCGGAGTTCCACCAGATCTACAAGCTGGGCGTCGTGCCGATCCCGACGAACCGGCCCATGGTCCGCAAGGACCAGTCGGACCTGATCTACCGCACCGAGGTGGCCAAGTTCGCCGCCGTGGTCGACGACATCGAGGAGAAGCACCGCAAGGGGCAGCCGATCCTCGTCGGCACCACGTCGGTCGAGAAGTCCGAGTACCTCTCGCAGCAACTGCTCAAGCGCGGCATCCAGCACGAGGTCCTCAACGCCAAGCACCACGAGCGCGAGGCCGTGATCGTGGCCCAGGCCGGCCGCAAGGGCTCCGTGACGGTCGCCACGAACATGGCCGGCCGCGGTACGGACATCAAGCTCGGTGGCAACCCGGACGATCTCGCCGAGGCCGAGCTGCGCAGGCAGGGCCTGGACCCCGGCGAGCACGTCGAGGAGTGGGCCGCGGCGCTTCCGGCCGCCCTGGAGAAGGCCGAGCTGGAGGTCAGGGAGGAGTTCGAGGAGGTCAAGTCCCTCGGCGGGCTGTACGTCCTCGGCACCGAGCGGCACGAGTCGCGGCGTATCGACAACCAGCTGCGCGGTCGTTCCGGCCGCCAGGGGGACCCCGGCGAGTCCCGCTTCTACCTGTCCCTCGGCGACGACCTGATGCGGCTGTTCAAGGCGCAGATGGTCGAGCGCGTCATGGCGATGGCCAACGTCCCGGACGACGTCCCGATCGAGAACAAGATGGTCACGCGCGCCATCGCGTCCGCCCAGTCCCAGGTCGAGCAGCAGAACTTCGAGACGCGCAAGAACGTCCTGAAGTACGACGACGTGCTCAACCGGCAGCGCAAGGTCATCTACGCCGAGCGCCGCCGCGTCCTGGAGGGTGAGGACCTGCACGAGCAGATCCGCCACTTCATGGACGACACGATCGACGCGTACATCCAGGCCGAGACCGTCGAGGGCTTCGCCGAGGAGTGGGACCTCGACCGGCTGTGGGGTGCCTTCAAGCAGCTCTACCCCGTGAAGGTGACCGTCGACGATCTGGAGGACGCCGCGGGCGACCGGGCCGGCATCACCGCCGAGTTCATCGCCGAGACGATCAAGGACGACATCAACGAGCAGTACGACGAGCGCGAGAAGCAGCTCGGCTCGGACATCATGCGCGAGCTGGAGCGGCGCGTGGTGCTGTCCGTCCTGGACCGCAAGTGGCGTGAGCACCTCTACGAGATGGACTACCTCCAGGAGGGCATCGGCCTGCGCGCGATGGCGCAGAAGGACCCGCTGGTGGAGTACCAGCGTGAGGGCTTCGACATGTTCACCGCGATGATGGACGGCATCAAGGAGGAGTCCGTCGGCTACCTGTTCAACCTGGAGGTCCAGGTCGAGCAGCAGGTCGAGGAGATCCCCGTCCAGGACTCCGCGGAGCGGACCTCGCCGGCCAAGGAGGACGCGGTGCCCGCCGCCGCCGGCCGCCCCGAGATCCGGGCCAAGGGCCTGGACGCCCCGCAGCGTCCGGACCGGCTGCACTTCTCGGCTCCGACGGTCGACGGCGAGGGCGGCATCGTCGAAGGCGACTTCGCCCACGGCGAGGCGGCCCGCTCCGAATCCGACGGCATGACGCGGGCGGAGCGCCGCAAGGCCCAGAAGGGCGCGGGGCGCCGCCGCAAGAAGTGA
- a CDS encoding LpqB family beta-propeller domain-containing protein: MGAEGHRYGHGRAARVWALLVCAGFVLAGCASMPDSGDVEQVRATKGADSQVRVYAVPPRDGARPQEIVDGFLEAMTSDDPGYATARKYLTEQWTGKWRPEALTTVLTEAPESSVPPGSEEGEELTYALSGELIATVDRHEYKSVVPAQYGGALRLVRQNTADGKGREWRIDAAPQGLVLGESDFLRNHLSVNKYYWASGQNTVVADPVYIRQRQDPMTRMDPAAQAVSALFEGPAHWLAPVVDSPLPAGAGLKKGTTSLTPDDQGELRVPLNDRASNIGGTLCKRLATQMLLTLRELAAPRVEQVRLQRADGSPLCVLTADQADAYALERQSPSSNVYFVDSDHRMAVVGTKPKTVDETEVRGPFGDGQLKIGTVAVARGLHRAAAVSQDGRFLYAASIVSDEPLAAPLARSDAPLAADRFSAPAWDRNDLWVADRDPADPRLLRFTGGKGPAQPVAVEGLDGARIESLRVSADGVRMALLLSEDGKSTLEIGRVERRTDADGTTTVSVVELRAAAPRLESVTALSWAGPSRLVVVGKETGGVQQVRYVQTDGSLTPAGGLPGLNKVSAVAATEDEEQLLVAVSDDGLVRLMPNANWQTMVEKGTWPVYPG, translated from the coding sequence GTGGGCGCTGAGGGGCACCGGTACGGACACGGACGCGCCGCACGGGTCTGGGCGCTACTCGTCTGCGCCGGATTCGTGCTGGCCGGGTGCGCGTCGATGCCGGACAGCGGCGACGTGGAGCAGGTGAGGGCCACGAAGGGCGCGGACTCGCAGGTGCGGGTGTACGCCGTCCCCCCGCGTGACGGAGCCCGCCCGCAGGAGATCGTCGACGGCTTCCTGGAGGCCATGACCAGCGACGATCCCGGCTATGCGACGGCCAGGAAGTACCTCACGGAGCAGTGGACCGGGAAGTGGCGGCCCGAGGCGCTCACGACCGTGCTGACCGAGGCCCCCGAGTCGTCGGTCCCGCCCGGCAGTGAGGAGGGCGAGGAGCTGACCTACGCGCTGTCCGGCGAGCTGATCGCGACGGTCGACCGGCACGAGTACAAGTCGGTCGTGCCCGCGCAGTACGGCGGCGCGCTGCGCCTCGTCCGGCAGAACACGGCGGACGGCAAGGGCAGGGAGTGGCGCATCGACGCGGCACCCCAGGGGCTGGTGCTCGGCGAGAGCGACTTCCTGCGCAACCATCTGTCCGTCAACAAGTACTACTGGGCGTCGGGACAGAACACGGTGGTCGCGGACCCGGTGTACATCCGGCAGCGGCAGGACCCGATGACCCGGATGGATCCGGCCGCCCAGGCGGTCTCGGCGCTGTTCGAGGGTCCCGCGCACTGGCTGGCGCCGGTGGTGGACTCACCGCTCCCCGCGGGCGCCGGACTGAAGAAGGGGACCACCTCCCTGACGCCCGACGACCAGGGCGAACTGAGGGTGCCGCTCAACGACAGGGCGTCGAACATCGGCGGGACGCTGTGCAAGCGGCTGGCGACGCAGATGCTCCTCACCCTGCGCGAGCTGGCGGCACCCCGCGTCGAGCAGGTGCGGCTCCAGCGGGCCGACGGCTCCCCGCTGTGCGTGCTCACCGCCGATCAGGCGGACGCGTACGCCCTGGAGAGGCAGTCGCCGAGTTCCAACGTGTACTTCGTCGACAGCGACCACCGGATGGCCGTGGTCGGGACGAAGCCGAAGACCGTCGACGAGACGGAGGTCCGCGGCCCGTTCGGCGACGGCCAGCTGAAGATCGGCACGGTGGCCGTGGCACGGGGTCTGCACCGGGCCGCGGCGGTCTCGCAGGACGGCAGGTTCCTGTACGCCGCGTCGATCGTCTCGGACGAGCCCCTGGCCGCGCCGCTGGCGCGGAGCGACGCACCCCTGGCGGCCGACCGGTTCTCGGCGCCGGCCTGGGACCGGAACGACCTGTGGGTCGCGGACCGCGACCCTGCCGACCCCAGGCTGCTGCGCTTCACCGGCGGCAAGGGTCCGGCACAGCCGGTCGCGGTCGAGGGGCTCGACGGCGCGCGGATCGAGTCGCTGCGGGTCTCCGCCGACGGGGTGCGCATGGCGCTGCTCCTGTCCGAGGACGGCAAGAGCACTCTGGAGATCGGGCGGGTCGAGCGGCGCACGGACGCCGACGGCACGACGACCGTGTCCGTGGTGGAGCTCCGGGCGGCGGCGCCGCGCCTGGAGTCGGTGACCGCCCTGTCCTGGGCGGGACCGAGCCGTCTGGTGGTGGTCGGCAAGGAGACCGGCGGTGTGCAGCAGGTGCGCTACGTCCAGACGGACGGCTCCCTCACACCGGCGGGCGGGCTTCCGGGCCTCAACAAGGTGTCGGCGGTGGCCGCCACGGAGGACGAGGAGCAGCTCCTGGTCGCTGTGTCGGATGACGGGCTGGTGCGGCTGATGCCGAACGCGAACTGGCAGACGATGGTCGAGAAGGGGACGTGGCCGGTCTATCCGGGCTGA